Proteins found in one Deltaproteobacteria bacterium genomic segment:
- a CDS encoding glycosyltransferase family 2 protein encodes MNDKASAVSTNRAQADRVPISAFVITYNEEDHITACLSSLDFCDEVIVIDSFSTDNTVNIAKSLGAKVIQRKWPGYRDQKAFGLESVSNEWVLNLDADECVSEELRERILEILGREKAGDLSSLSINGYYINRVVHYLGRWWRRGGWYPEYRLRLFRKSQTKWGGSDPHEKPIVSGPTARIGGEIYHYTYRNMDEQFERLHRFSSIAAKDEFLKGRRCSIASLLLNPILRTLKFYVLKRGFREGKAGFIIAVTEGYYTFMKYAKLWEHEFNQLAQKYEKPINEERR; translated from the coding sequence GTGAACGATAAAGCATCTGCCGTTAGCACTAATCGAGCGCAAGCTGACAGAGTGCCAATTTCGGCCTTTGTAATTACGTATAACGAAGAGGATCACATTACGGCTTGTCTTAGTAGTTTAGACTTCTGCGATGAAGTAATAGTGATAGACTCGTTTTCCACCGACAACACCGTTAATATCGCCAAAAGCTTAGGGGCTAAAGTAATTCAGCGAAAGTGGCCAGGATACAGAGATCAAAAGGCATTTGGCCTTGAATCTGTTAGTAACGAGTGGGTATTAAATTTGGATGCTGACGAATGCGTTTCTGAGGAGCTTAGGGAGCGCATCTTAGAAATTCTCGGCAGAGAAAAGGCGGGGGACTTATCTAGTCTCTCGATAAATGGATACTACATTAATCGCGTGGTTCACTATTTGGGACGTTGGTGGAGGCGAGGAGGTTGGTATCCAGAATACCGCTTGCGGCTTTTTCGCAAGTCTCAAACCAAATGGGGCGGAAGCGACCCTCATGAAAAGCCAATAGTTAGCGGCCCAACTGCTCGAATTGGGGGCGAAATATATCATTATACCTACAGGAATATGGATGAGCAGTTCGAGCGACTGCACCGCTTTTCAAGCATTGCTGCAAAGGACGAATTTTTGAAGGGCAGAAGATGCTCCATAGCCTCCCTATTGCTGAACCCCATCTTGCGAACGCTAAAGTTTTATGTGCTAAAACGGGGATTTCGCGAAGGCAAAGCGGGCTTTATCATAGCCGTGACTGAGGGGTATTATACATTCATGAAATATGCAAAACTCTGGGAGCATGAGTTTAATCAATTGGCGCAAAAATACGAGAAGCCCATCAATGAAGAACGACGATAA
- a CDS encoding bifunctional hydroxymethylpyrimidine kinase/phosphomethylpyrimidine kinase — protein MKNDDNSRLLSIIKQFKDVPIVVAGDLILDHYIWGKVDRISPEAPVVVVKVTEESKRPGGAGNVANNLVSLGAKVAICGVVGDDENGRALLSMFGDAGVDTEGILVDRTRPTSVKTRVIAHAQQVVRVDREETHVLSPAYAEGVSGVLRSKFREAKGIIISDYGKGTMCAPVFDCIRSGYEQGFLGFGKVPVLIDPKMRNFSLYSRATVIKPNRSEAQEASSIPIANRQQAIEAAKVLLQKWNCEMVLITLGEEGMALVSTAGGKEVEAIESDTLAREVYDVSGAGDTVSAVFLLALAVNASLRDAAWLANIAAGIVVREIGTVAVSHEELGGEVERLGEV, from the coding sequence ATGAAGAACGACGATAATTCTCGATTACTTTCTATTATCAAACAGTTTAAAGACGTCCCCATTGTAGTGGCGGGAGATCTAATTTTAGATCATTACATTTGGGGAAAAGTAGACCGCATTTCTCCAGAGGCACCCGTAGTAGTGGTGAAAGTAACGGAAGAGAGCAAGCGACCTGGCGGAGCTGGTAACGTCGCAAACAATTTGGTGAGTTTAGGCGCAAAAGTTGCGATTTGCGGCGTAGTTGGAGACGATGAGAATGGTCGTGCGCTCTTATCTATGTTTGGCGATGCTGGTGTAGACACCGAGGGAATTTTAGTAGATCGCACCCGCCCTACTTCCGTAAAAACGCGCGTTATTGCGCATGCCCAGCAGGTCGTAAGAGTAGATAGAGAAGAAACTCATGTGCTTAGCCCTGCTTACGCCGAAGGTGTAAGCGGCGTGTTGAGGTCAAAGTTTAGAGAAGCTAAGGGCATAATCATTTCGGATTACGGAAAAGGCACTATGTGTGCGCCTGTCTTTGATTGCATTCGAAGTGGTTACGAGCAGGGTTTTTTAGGTTTTGGCAAGGTGCCAGTATTGATAGATCCAAAAATGCGCAATTTTTCGCTTTATTCTAGGGCAACGGTAATTAAGCCCAATCGCAGCGAAGCACAAGAGGCTAGTTCTATTCCTATAGCTAACAGGCAGCAGGCTATAGAGGCGGCAAAAGTTTTGCTGCAAAAGTGGAATTGCGAAATGGTGTTAATCACTTTAGGCGAAGAGGGCATGGCTCTCGTTTCTACCGCAGGCGGCAAAGAAGTCGAAGCTATAGAGAGCGATACTTTAGCTCGCGAGGTCTACGATGTGTCTGGTGCTGGGGATACGGTATCGGCTGTTTTTCTGTTGGCCCTGGCGGTAAATGCCAGTTTGCGCGACGCAGCGTGGCTTGCAAACATTGCTGCCGGAATTGTCGTTCGCGAGATAGGAACAGTTGCCGTTTCGCACGAGGAGCTAGGCGGCGAAGTGGAGAGATTGGGAGAAGTCTAA
- a CDS encoding YicC family protein, producing the protein MPALSMTGFGKGSAALGNTQIDVEIRTVNHRFLDISCKLPSLYSSYENDMVAKTRSLLKRGKVDIAVARNFSNKCRQELKLNQELFLAYWKAFHDACKIANVKSPASISAEAVLSILSRRDVLDVSAIELNPEEERGALFYALESALKGVCEMRSKEGEGLTKEILNLTEQLEDVVKKLSQLAQVAPQDYKERLTLRLSKILPDNVEIDPSRLAQEVAILADKIDIQEELARLMIHLKQFEVLFSQDATGRKLDFLIQEMGREINTSGSKAQNSSIQILVVEAKAILEKVREQVQNIE; encoded by the coding sequence ATGCCAGCGCTAAGCATGACGGGTTTTGGCAAAGGTTCTGCCGCTTTAGGCAATACGCAAATTGACGTAGAAATTCGCACGGTAAATCATCGCTTTTTGGACATTTCTTGCAAACTACCATCGCTTTATTCTTCCTACGAAAATGACATGGTTGCCAAAACCAGATCTCTCTTAAAGCGCGGCAAGGTCGACATTGCAGTCGCGCGCAATTTTTCCAATAAATGCCGACAAGAACTAAAATTGAACCAAGAGCTTTTCTTAGCTTACTGGAAAGCTTTTCATGATGCTTGCAAAATAGCAAACGTTAAATCCCCTGCTTCCATTAGCGCCGAAGCGGTGCTTTCCATATTATCGCGCCGAGACGTATTGGACGTCTCAGCTATTGAATTGAACCCCGAAGAAGAAAGAGGTGCGCTCTTTTATGCACTTGAATCCGCCCTTAAAGGAGTATGCGAGATGCGATCCAAAGAGGGAGAAGGTCTCACGAAGGAGATCTTGAACTTAACCGAGCAACTGGAGGACGTCGTTAAAAAGTTATCCCAGTTAGCTCAGGTAGCCCCGCAAGATTACAAAGAGCGACTCACCTTGCGCTTGTCGAAGATTTTACCAGATAACGTCGAAATCGATCCATCCAGATTAGCTCAGGAAGTAGCTATACTGGCAGATAAGATAGACATTCAAGAAGAACTTGCTCGTTTGATGATACATCTAAAGCAATTTGAAGTTCTCTTCAGTCAAGATGCCACTGGAAGAAAATTAGATTTTTTGATTCAGGAAATGGGACGGGAGATAAACACCAGTGGTTCTAAAGCACAAAATAGCAGTATTCAGATATTAGTGGTTGAGGCTAAGGCCATTTTAGAGAAGGTCCGCGAGCAAGTTCAGAATATAGAGTGA